The Lactuca sativa cultivar Salinas chromosome 2, Lsat_Salinas_v11, whole genome shotgun sequence genome includes the window GGACCACTAAAGCCCATTGAACATAAAAGGTGTaatccaggcccaataagcatgtaaaaggACTACTAGGGCCCAaataaacatgtaatgaataAATTAGGCCCAATAAAAAAGTAATCGATGTTTTTAGTTCGTTTGTCATTTTGTTGTATGTCTTAGCTCCTTTGTTTAGCAAAATAACATAAAAGGCCTGATTTTTGTAATAAAGGTCATTTTTGGCTCATTTTTATAGaaattgacatttttggtccaaatatatataaaatattattttcggccCATTTTACCAAGATTTACATTTTCAGCCCATTTTTGATAAAATGGCATTTCCGGTCCAAGTTTTGGAAAAAATTGCGTTTATAGCCCAAATCCAAATAATGTGGCATTTTCAACCCATAAAACCGTAAGTTTTACATTTTAGCCTCAAACTTGTGTAAAATAGCAATTTAATccataaaaatcgaaatttttacaACTTTGGCCCACTAAAACAGAAAAGCCCATTTTAAGGCCCATTAtgcaaaactttacatttttggcccctttatcaccaaaaatatCGTAAAAACCCATTTCTTTATTAAAAATGACTCCTTTAGTCCTTGTAAAACCGTAAATGCAAAGAAAGACTCAGCTTTTTGGTTATTTGTCAAAAATGGCCCTTTTTCAAGATTTTGTTTAGTTTCTTATGAATCTTCACATGTTTAGCATATTTATCCGTATAGTAAGTTGTATAAAGTGTTGTAGTTTCCAAATATTGTCTAGATCTATGAAGTTCTTTACATAATCACAACATACACTTagaaaacacacataaacatgcacaaatacatagatctaacacatagcaacttgtattctccaccaaaaacaaAGTAAAACCGAAAAACAAGGGGTATGTACTCACTTTGCGTTGATGTTTTAAGTTCTTGGTGGTAAAAGGAGTAGATCTCGGCCCTAGGAAGCTTCTTGAGAAGGATTTTCGGTCTTAGATGGTCCTAGGAAGCAAGTGGGTGATATTTGTTGAAGAACTCTTGGGATCACACACCAAAGTCACGAAAATAGCAAGGAAAAATGAGAGAGTTCCTTCTTGAGTTTAAGAGGAAATTATGAGACCTTGGATGAATTTTTGAAGTGAGTTGTGGAGAGAGGAGGGCCTCTCGGccaataataagaaaaaaaaagagaaagagagacagagagatggtgaggtgatatgcatggaagaCCACCATGCAAAAATGATGTGTCATGTGCTAGATAATtccttttttatcttttttttgttAATTGATTGGGATGAGAATTGGGCTAAGAAAAGAAATGGAAATGGAATGGTTTGGGCCCATTCATGGTTTTGTTCGATTTTTAAGAAGCCTAAGTATTTTTCGGCCTATTGGGCCCTTATTAAGGTTCTCGGCCCAATGAAGACCAATAGAAAGGGTTTACGACCTATTAAAGCAAATGAAATCATTTATGGTCCAACAAGGCCCAAATGCTAAAACCTTATGGATATGGGTCCAATGAAAGCCTAATTAGGGTTCCTAGGCCCAAGATAGTCAAGTTGaaggcttattggtccattaggcccaataagagaatcctagttcATAATAAACTTGAACCGGAATTTCTAGAGTTTTCAACACATAATTGACCATAAGAGATGTATTGTATAAGATTTTGAGCTTTACTGAAGAATGTTGATTAAGTTTGTTGTCATTGGATGAGCATAGGTTACACTATAAAATTTGGGTTACAAGCATCACAGTAGAGAATGTTTACATGAGATTAGAATTTCGTAgccaaaatgctagttgtgacgtTATGTTATACCAATATCATGATCTTTTGGTAGATCTTTAAGTTCATGAAGTTtacaacacataaacacacacacacacacacagacacacacacacacacacacacacacacatatatatatatatatataactaggaaaacacataaaatcatgcatacacacatagatctacacaaaacaacttgtattctcccccaaaacaaagtaaaaataaaaaatagggggtatgaactcacattgctttgaattttttggttttttgtgaGGAAATGAGGAGATCTCAGCACTTGATGTGTTCTTGAGAAGATTTTCGAGATCTATGAAGTTCTAAGAGCATAGATCATGAAATGATAtgggttaagaagagatttttggtgaAATCGTGAAGTTAAACCATaaagtcaaataataacttaCCAAAAGTGATGAGCTTTGATGAAGAGTTCTTGATCTTTCACAAGACACACTCGAAAATTTGGAGATATGATGAGTGAATTCTTGATGTTCCAGAGAGATTTTTGGTGGAGTTAAAATGAAAGAGGATGAGAGTGGTGAGACACTCTATGGTTGAGAGTTAGAGAGAGATAAGAGAGGGGAGTGTTGACTTATGAAGAGAGTGATTTGAGGTTTGCATGGATACATGAACTCTTGCATGGATATCCACTAGGTAATATTGAGGTGTCAAACTCTACTTCCCTCCCATTTGTTTTTCCTTTTTATTGTGTTGTTGGGCCGAGAATGAGGGAAAGGAAAAGAGAATGAAAGAGTTTGGTCCTTTTCTTGATTTAGTTCGAACATATGAGGCCCAAGATGAAGgtttttggcccattgggccctcaTGAGGGTTCATGGCCCAATagtgataatgaaaagggtttacggcccaatgaaGCCCAAGAAGATAGTTTACGGCCCATTAGGGGTTATGAAATCATTTACCGCCCATCATGGCCCATGAGAAATAAGATGAGTCATCCTAGGCCCACAGACCCAAAATACTTTAGTTTCatggatgtgggtccaattagagcccaaatagGGTTCCTTGACCCAAAATAGCCAAATTGAAAATTTactggtccattaggcccaaaaagaggatcctagtccataataTATTTGAACcagaatttttagggtttttaacccatggtTGAATATATGAGATGTACtgtattaggttttgaacttcaTTCAGGAGTTTTGATTTAAATGGATGATTTCAATTTAGCATATAGTatgatattcacttagagtacaagtcttacaatagttgatgtttacatgaaaatagaatttcctagctaaaaatgctagttgtgacacatcgatccccgctcggtatacaaattGTTAGTCATCTGGCCCCGCCAGGCATCAGGCCCAGCcaggtatacatataaacatataaacagataaacacataacacataacacatgcaataatcacaaagataaatagcatacataaTGGTTATCGAGCCCCTCCCGataaacatacaaacacataacatatgcaAGAGTCCTGTAGACATCTAACATCCTAAACATAAcaaaccatgggccgacattggtgccttcgacctgctaaacacaatgaggaaaactcacctctagcTATTGAAAACACTCAAATGGATCTCGGTCTGTTGGTCCAGAAAATTCTCGCgccatcatcatcaaaataatatccaattaataattggatctcgGCTCATAACCAAAAATCTAAGCTACTTAGCCCATAAccaaggtaaaagaccattttacccctttttcttacttggcccaaaacccATGCCCAACCCAACTACTCAATAGGCCCAAATCCTAAATGGCAACCCAAAGTCCAATATGGCCCAATCTTGCAAATTAGGCTTAAAAccatcatgggcctaaatccAAGGAAGCCCAATATACTAGTCAAAAGCCCAAAACACAAGCCTAatagcccaacaaggcccaatctTAAAAGCCCAAACTACGGACCAAAACCGAGAATTGCCAAGTCTAAACGTCCAACTGCTGAGTACACGGTTCGTACTCAGCTCGTACACCCAGCGTATGCCTCAGGCTCCCAAACTACTTCATTAATCACTTAAACAGTTAATACCTTTTGCCAAACTCTCAAATCTGGTCTCTAAGGGTGACTTaatacgtaaagttggcaactttacactcatgcatggcttaatgggattTATAGCTCATAAAAGGAGCTTAATAGATACCTTAATATATGCATGGACCAATATCCTCCATAAagtatgcatttttatgaacacgatgacttaatggagctaagatctaacatccatggcctctggagtagatcaaaagctcaaCTTTAACTCAAAAGATCCAAAAATGCATAAGCTAATCCCCAAAACTAAATCTAGCATAATGAACCATCAAGTAGAGAATTTTATACCTCAAATGGCTTGAAATAATGATGATGAAGCTGGATCTGCAAGCCCAAGCTACTCCACATCAACCACCaagagttcttcttcttcttcttccactaaAACACCACCAAAATCTCACTTACaagctcaaaactcacaagaGGCACTTAGGGTTTCGTTTTTAGGGCATAAGATGATGGAGGTTGGTCAATAAATGTCCAAGAGGTGctataatgatgtttaaatagagtgtaaaccctaaaaattagggttttccccctGCACcacgtacgccatgcgtactccacGTATGCCCCGCATATGTGGGTGAAACTCACGATCTGATAATGggctagtatgctaagcgtactcatagagtacgccATGTGTACTAGCCAGGGACCAAAATGTTAACAATTTTCATTAAAGGGGATAAAAGGAAACTTACCAAAAACCCGAATGTTACACGAGGGTTTCCGGGCTAGCTTTCGCGCTCGATTAATCTCCTACCACAAACATGAGGCTATGTCTCATGCTCTGGAGTCGTTGCATACGAACTTTCATGGCCACATGGGCTGAGTAGTGCCAATATTTGAACATTAATCAATATGTTATCCATCATATATTCCACATGTCTTGTCAAATCACCAAAACTCAAATAGTTAAATTAGTAGTAGTtatcaaaataaaaaatgaaattattaTGCAATCATAACTTGTTATAATATTTgatgttttgtgttatttttgaAAGTTTCATGTATTGTTTATAAATAATACAACTTTtacaaataaaattttattaaatataataatgaaaAGGGGTAAAATCTATAATTATTAAAAGATTGAAGTTTACTAAtgaactttttttaaaaaaataaactttataTTTTCAATAATATATCTAACAATttgttattttatggttttttaacTATTCACCTGAGAATGGTTTGATTTTTTATTAGAACTAAAATTTAACCCTAAAAAATCtagttttttattttggaaataaCAACCTATCAAGTTTTTtcaatttagggtttttttttctttcttttttttcatTGATTTCTCTATCAATAATTTTGCAAAAACTTCACAAAAACACGTaactttataaaacataatacaaaATGAGACCAACATGTGTTTCTAATTTTAATATTCAACAGaaattataaatacataataacGATTTTTACTTTTGATATACTTATTCAATTAATCATATTATGTAGGCCAACCATATATTATTCAATTACACAATTGTATACTTTTGTTAAGAAAATACAAAGTTGATGGCCAATAAGATTGTATAAAGAAATATGTGGAATCTAGGTTTCGTGGTAGGTTACGACTGAAGTTTCTGAACAAAAAACAAAGAGTGGGAGGGGGCGACAAAGAGTGAGAGGGGGCAACCAACATCTTGAAGGAACCGAAGATGGAGAAGGGTGTGTCGACGATGAAGAAGGGGCATTAGAAATGGATAAAAAAGAGGAATGTGGTAGTAGAAAAGGAGGCAGGTGGTGGTTACGGTGGTGCATGTTGAAGAAGGAGGCGAAGGTTGGAGGTAACGGTAACACTAGTggaaggtggtggtggttgtggttgcgaTGACGATGGTTGGTTCTTTAAAAATAAAGATGATGGAGGTCGTAATAAAAAGAGGAGGAATGTGGCGGTTTTAGGTTAGGTGATGTCGGggttttataataattaaaatattattataaaaattagaaaagaaaattaataataaaaaaaatcaaatctatcctaataaataagaatgattttgtcacttgtcattctCCCATTCAATTGGCCACatatcattttgtcataattttgagatatatttatttttcacttgtcatttacttcatttttcatttccaatatatcattaatttagtttctataaattaaacctaccataatgactattaatttcaaatttcaaatttcaaattctaaattttaatttcaatttcaaataaatttacagtttaaacctttgtgtttaacattttgttataatttaccCGTTTAGTACACAAATATGATAACTAaacatttaattttaatttatttattttttgcatgtttttttctcataattttcagttattttaaatttcaaattcaaataaaattttcatttaattgtttatattaacattttgttttaattaacccgtataatatacgagtctcacaactagtatggATAATATAATAATTTTATATCAACCGTGAAATAAAATGAAACTTATCGATgaatcaaacaaaaaaataaaacaatataAACAAATACATAGATGTTTTGATAGTTGAGCTCACACAATGCTAGTTTTGTTGAACCATATAGATCAATTGTTTACTTTTGTTAAGAAAATACAAAGATGATGGTCTATAATATTACACCTAAAAAAACACTAAAAACTAAACTATTTTGAGAAACTAAAAACTAATAGTTTGGTTTTTGGTTTTTATACAAaacttattatattttttttccattCAGTTAGGTCTTTTTTAAAtctaacataaaaaaaaaatcaaaatacaaaaaattatGTCATTCTATGTATATGTTCACTTGATTAAGTatgttaaatattaaaataattattaagtATTTATAGTTTCctttgaaaataaaattaataaggaTTTGTTGGCAtaactttttaaaaaattcatgttttttcgTTAGCATTTGAAGCATCGTTGATGAAGAAAACAATGCAAATaaaaatacaagaaaaaaaaGTACCGATGATTTGGTACTTttaaaatctaaaacagaaattTTTGGTAAGATTACGGGTGAGCAAAGACCGCACTGTAACTAAAATTAACCGTAAAAATCATATAAACCACAACCGATACACCATAACCGTAATTAAAACTGATGGTgaagttttatgtttttcaaaaaccacaaATTTACGGTGCGATgtggttattagttttcaaaaaccacaaaaaaccCTGCACcacaccgcatatattatatataatttttttattattaattattagtatatattaaatattaaaaataagacaagttttacagataaaagaaaaataaaatactagaagacaaaaaTATTAGTTTTTTTGTTATGTAACTTTGGAAAATgataaaatttgacaattttaaaatatttattgttaattagtaatgatttgacgtttttaagatattagctGTTTGtaatttaagttaattgtcttatatcttatgttttttttattattacaagtaacatatttttttgtttattttttacaTTTACGTATTATATGAAATTCATTGtcctaattaataattttaatcttatatcttatgtttttttattattaattaaatcttATATTAAGACATAAGATAAAAAACTAGTTGTGAATTTTAATAGTTAATATTTTAcgtttttcttataaatttaaattttctaaattgttagatctttatatgtttatttatttttttcaaataaactcatgtaatacatatgTCTCACTCTCACAACTAGTTTTTAAAAAACAGAACAAAACAATAGCTgagattaaaaatattaaaaaaaaaaaaaaaaaaaaaaaaaaaaaaaaaaaaaaaactcttactAAATAAATGAAGCTGCGACCAATAAAAAAACTATGGAAAAATTATAATTGTAAAAAAAAGAACTTTACAATATGGTAAGAAGGTAAGAATTGTATTCTATTGTGGAAATGTGTGATGGGATTTAAGATTTTACTTGTAGTGGGTGGGTGCTTGTGTTTTAGGACTTTTTGGCGTCTAGGGAATTGTCTTCGACGCACCCAGCTTCAACATTGGCTGCTGTTGTGTGGctcatttcacaaaagaaagcATTAGATGATTGATAATTCCTATGCTTAGTTTTGTCTCCTTTCAATATACACACAGTGGCACACCTTTTTCTGCTCATCtaccttattcttcttcttcttcttctacactcGCATCCGTCAAGATCACCTTTTGAGTTAATATTTCTTGATTCAGTTGCCAGAATTGAAGTATTTGAAGCAAATTCATACGATCTCAGTTCAAACTGTTTGTACCCAGCTAAGGTGACTTCAAAATTGACCAATCTTTCTTTCTCCAGATGCAAAGTTTCAGGAATCTTAAGCAAACCCTTTTGATTTCTCTTGAATTTATTTGTACCCATGATTCTCTTTTTCAAGAAAGATGCCAATTGACCATTCCTTCTCTCTCTAGACACCAAAATTTGAGAATTTAAAGCATACCCATTTGATTTCTGTTAAAAAAGATGCTATCTTGATAGATTGGTTTCCAATTTGAGCCCTTTTTCCTCAAAAGTACCAATTCATAGCCATTAGTAATCAGGATTTTGGGGAACATGAATTGAAGCTTCATGGATGCTCGTTCTGCTGTATATCTCTAAATTCTCTGTAAATTATACTGTTTTTTTTAGTTTCATGAACAAATTCTTGTTGATATAGTGATAGGTATAGATCAATTTGATTCTTAGAATGTTGTTTCACAATAATACATGCGGGTCAAAACTGCTTCTAGCTTTACCCGATGATATCTTCGCGGTTGTAACTCGATCTCTCACACCCAGAGACGTGTTTAACCTCTCCATCTGTTGCCGGAGTCTGTATGCTCTTGCGAGTTCCGATAAAGTATGGTTAACACAATGCGAATTGCTTGGTGTGATCCCCCATCGAGATCTTATCGAGTGGCGAAAAGGGGTTAATTCCTACAAATCCCTTTGTAGGTTTCTCATTAATGTTCAACCAATAATCGGGATTTGGGTTCACCAAAATCCCGAACTAGGAAATGTTGTTTACGTCATGCCTGGTTTTATCTCCGTTGTCGGATGTCGAATCATCCCCCAAGAGCTCGGACCTTTAGGAATCGAAGAAGGCCCGATTTTATGGTCACCCGTATTTGAAATCCTCGGGAATGTCGATGGATCGTCTGTGTTTCTTCTTCACGGAAGAGAGCGggaaaacaattatatatatccAGGCTCCATGAAAACTGTAGACAGAAACTGTAATGTGTTATTGCTTGAAGTTGAACCTCGACTGCAGAAAGACGGGGGTAAATTATTCCATAGCAAGAGCTTTGCTGGAAACACAGTCGATAAGGAGTTTTCAAGAAAGATTTGTCCATCTGAACGTGGGGTTTCCAAATCCCAAAGGTTTCATGGACAAAAGCCACCTGTCCCATTCAGTAAATTAGCATTTGGTGACAGAAGGAAGCTAATTGAAATCGTTACAAGTCAAATTCGAGTCAAAGTGCCACAATCAGCAGAAGGGTTTTCATTTCCATGCTCAGAATCTGAAGATTTTAGTAGATTAACTGAAAGGCGATCAAGGGTAATGCAAATGTATAGTGATAACGGGTTGGATCCAGATCCAACCCAATCAGATTTGGGTGAAGTTAGAAAGTTTCTTGATCGATCTACCGGGTCTACCCGTGCTCAATTTCATCGAGACATATATCGGACGCAGAGTTCAAAAAAGAAATCACTCGTGGGGTATTTCCGTGATAGTTTCAAACACATCATTGGGAAATCAAGCTCCATCAATGGCAGCCATGAACATTCGAAAAGCTCCGAGAACAATAAACAAGTGCAATTTCAAGAGTTTTTGAGATCTGGAGAGACAATAGGACTCACATTACATGCTTCAACAGCGCGACTATCGTCTTATCGTGCATGGCCAAACATGCACGATAGCCGATTCGCGCTGTACAAGCTGCCCCAACACGAGCCCGTGGCTGGTCAAGAGCACGCAGGCTTATGGGGCGGCACTTTCGGATGGCCGCCTGGGCGGCCATCCGAAAACAAGCCAGGAAAAGCTTTGTTTTTCCTGTTGCTTTCATATGAAGAATCACAAGGGACACGTAGTCTCATTGGGACAAAAATCTTGGAAGGAACTCATTATGTTTTGCACCCGAATGGGTCGCCTATGTTTATAGTGAACATTGATGAGCCTTCGGTTGAGCCATTCCCATGGGAGAGTGATGGGGAGTCCAATTTTCTTGATTTGAAAGAGGCATTTAGCGGTGAAGGGATTGCGAATGGATACGGGTTTAGGTATCCGGGGTCTAAACCGGGGTCGTTGTTTGTGTTTGAAGATGGGATGCTTGTGTTCATGTGGAAGGAGTCTCGGGCTGTGTTGACTTTGCAGAGGGTCAATTTGCAAGATCTTTTGAAGAAAGGCGAAAGGGTGCCTCCTCTTCCACCTATTGCCAACTTTTCGTATTTGACCAAATCGTATTCGAATGTGTATGCGGGATTCTCAAACGCCCCGAATCACGCGTCTTCACCAAGGTATGGATTTTTTCTTTTCCGCgtctttttatgtgtttttgttcaTTGGTTGTGAAATACAAGCTTTAAATGTGATATGATATGCGATGATTCAAAACATATTGAAATTCTCTCAAACTATCTTTGAAAGATATATTTGTTTGGATGTGTGTTAGGACGTAATGGGTATGAAGTAGGCTTTTGTAACGAAGAGTAGGATGCTTGTTATAGTAAACAAGGGTAGATTCGGAATTACAAGGAAGACaaaagttatggttagagtagtCTCTACATTCTTGCCCTATTGGTAGGGAGATGAGAATCCATAAGTGAGGTCTCAAGTACACTGTGAGTGGTTGTGGGACCGATTGGTGGGGGATGCTCACGGATGGCATCAACCCTTTTGAAAGATGTTAAGGGAGTTTTTCTTATGTCACTTTCTTTCTATTGGTTTAGGGGCTTTTTCGAGGAAGGGGCACAAGAGGATGGAGTTGAAGAAAGGAGAGAAGTTGTATTTACCCGAAACTCAGTGTCGGGGATCCGTATTAGAAGGGGATAGGAGTTGAGAATTCTTCAATGTTATATTTATGTGCTAAGTTATATGTAATAAACAGTTTTCCAATGCATATCTTACATGTTGGTTACTTAGAAAGCTTGGTAAACAGTTAAACctagggttaaatgcaagaaatagcaatgtacgtTCATTTATTTGTGTATCATAGTATCCTATTACAGGATTTTGTTATTAATCTATTTTATATCaatacattgtactttgaaaaccCTACTCTATCATAACATTTTTCATTTATTCAACTGTGAGCAACTATAGTACTGCacattctgtttttttttttttcttattggaGCATTATACTTTGAAAGTCTATTCAATTAACAAATCATTGAAAGTACATTTCTGTTTCTTGTATTTTACTCTTTTAGATTATAATGGTGATCCCGTGTGTACATTTTGGCAGGTAGGATCGTTCATAAGACCGATGTTGCCAGTGAACCATGTGGACACCATTGTGATGATGCTCGACCTTCTTTCCACATGGGTAGATTTAAGGTGACCTTGTATGTATGTGTTGCATGAAGCATACTTATATATATAGCATTGAAACTATACGATATGTGACCTGATCATATGGTCCATTGATCTGAAAAATCCAAATAAACCTGAATCTTTCTATGATTGTATTTTGTAGCTAAATATTGCAAGGGAACTCTTGATTCTTGCTTTGTAGTATTGTTATATATTGTAAGAAGAAGATCATGATCATGGTCCATTAGTGGCTTTCTATGTCAAACTGGTAAACCTATTTGTGCTTAGAAGGTGATTTTTTAACAACACTTGTCGATGATTCTGTTGTTTGCTTTTACGCCTCTGGTGCAAACACATGTCACTTAGGCATGAAGGCAATTCGGTTTAACTCGGATTTTGTCCAAAAATGAGTGAAACTGGAAATATTCGATATCTAGCCACATAAAACCTTTTCTGGTTTCTGGGATCAGTTGAATGtgttatttttctttgttttttgtttCTTCGGTTGCATAAAACCttttctttgttttttgttttttgtttctttGGGATCAGTTGAATGTGTTATTTTTCTTTGCATAAAGATAAAAATCGGGTACATGGACTTGTTGAAGTCTAGAATCTAGTAAAGAATGAAGATATTTTGTTTAACTACGcctgtataatatatatatatatatatatatatatatatatatatatatatatatatatatatatatatatatatatatagcaaaagAACATTCTTGAAATTGAGATTTATTCATATAATTCAATAGAGTGCAAGGAGAATAGATAAgttctaaaaaaatatttgatTCATAGAGTGCAAGGAGAATAGATAAGttctaaaaaatatttaatcaaGTAAGAAACCT containing:
- the LOC111894126 gene encoding F-box protein At5g39450 isoform X2, translated to MLFHNNTCGSKLLLALPDDIFAVVTRSLTPRDVFNLSICCRSLYALASSDKVWLTQCELLGVIPHRDLIEWRKGVNSYKSLCRFLINVQPIIGIWVHQNPELGNVVYVMPGFISVVGCRIIPQELGPLGIEEGPILWSPVFEILGNVDGSSVFLLHGRERENNYIYPGSMKTVDRNCNVLLLEVEPRLQKDGGKLFHSKSFAGNTVDKEFSRKICPSERGVSKSQRFHGQKPPVPFSKLAFGDRRKLIEIVTSQIRVKVPQSAEGFSFPCSESEDFSRLTERRSRVMQMYSDNGLDPDPTQSDLGEVRKFLDRSTGSTRAQFHRDIYRTQSSKKKSLVGYFRDSFKHIIGKSSSINGSHEHSKSSENNKQVQFQEFLRSGETIGLTLHASTARLSSYRAWPNMHDSRFALYKLPQHEPVAGQEHAGLWGGTFGWPPGRPSENKPGKALFFLLLSYEESQGTRSLIGTKILEGTHYVLHPNGSPMFIVNIDEPSVEPFPWESDGESNFLDLKEAFSGEGIANGYGFRYPGSKPGSLFVFEDGMLVFMWKESRAVLTLQRVNLQDLLKKGERVPPLPPIANFSYLTKSYSNVYAGFSNAPNHASSPRT
- the LOC111894126 gene encoding F-box protein At5g39450 isoform X3: MLFHNNTCGSKLLLALPDDIFAVVTRSLTPRDVFNLSICCRSLYALASSDKVWLTQCELLGVIPHRDLIEWRKGVNSYKSLCRFLINVQPIIGIWVHQNPELGNVVYVMPGFISVVGCRIIPQELGPLGIEEGPILWSPVFEILGNVDGSSVFLLHGRERENNYIYPGSMKTVDRNCNVLLLEVEPRLQKDGGKLFHSKSFAGNTVDKEFSRKICPSERGVSKSQRFHGQKPPVPFSKLAFGDRRKLIEIVTSQIRVKVPQSAEGFSFPCSESEDFSRLTERRSRVMQMYSDNGLDPDPTQSDLGEVRKFLDRSTGSTRAQFHRDIYRTQSSKKKSLVGYFRDSFKHIIGKSSSINGSHEHSKSSENNKQVQFQEFLRSGETIGLTLHASTARLSSYRAWPNMHDSRFALYKLPQHEPVAGQEHAGLWGGTFGWPPGRPSENKPGKALFFLLLSYEESQGTRSLIGTKILEGTHYVLHPNGSPMFIVNIDEPSVEPFPWESDGESNFLDLKEAFSGEGIANGYGFRYPGSKPGSLFVFEDGMLVFMWKESRAVLTLQRVNLQDLLKKGERVPPLPPIANFSYLTKSYSNVYAGFSNAPNHASSPR
- the LOC111894126 gene encoding F-box protein At5g39450 isoform X1, with product MLFHNNTCGSKLLLALPDDIFAVVTRSLTPRDVFNLSICCRSLYALASSDKVWLTQCELLGVIPHRDLIEWRKGVNSYKSLCRFLINVQPIIGIWVHQNPELGNVVYVMPGFISVVGCRIIPQELGPLGIEEGPILWSPVFEILGNVDGSSVFLLHGRERENNYIYPGSMKTVDRNCNVLLLEVEPRLQKDGGKLFHSKSFAGNTVDKEFSRKICPSERGVSKSQRFHGQKPPVPFSKLAFGDRRKLIEIVTSQIRVKVPQSAEGFSFPCSESEDFSRLTERRSRVMQMYSDNGLDPDPTQSDLGEVRKFLDRSTGSTRAQFHRDIYRTQSSKKKSLVGYFRDSFKHIIGKSSSINGSHEHSKSSENNKQVQFQEFLRSGETIGLTLHASTARLSSYRAWPNMHDSRFALYKLPQHEPVAGQEHAGLWGGTFGWPPGRPSENKPGKALFFLLLSYEESQGTRSLIGTKILEGTHYVLHPNGSPMFIVNIDEPSVEPFPWESDGESNFLDLKEAFSGEGIANGYGFRYPGSKPGSLFVFEDGMLVFMWKESRAVLTLQRVNLQDLLKKGERVPPLPPIANFSYLTKSYSNVYAGFSNAPNHASSPRGFFEEGAQEDGVEERREVVFTRNSVSGIRIRRG